Proteins encoded within one genomic window of Macaca thibetana thibetana isolate TM-01 chromosome 3, ASM2454274v1, whole genome shotgun sequence:
- the HTR5A gene encoding 5-hydroxytryptamine receptor 5A isoform X1: MDLPVNLTSFSLSTPSPLETNRSLGKDDLRPSSPLLSVFGVLILTLLGFLVAATFAWNLLVLATILRVRTFHRVPHNLVASMAISDVLVAALVMPLSLVHELSGRRWQLGRRLCQLWIACDVLCCTASIWNVTAIALDRYWSITRHLEYTLRTRKCISNVMIALTWALSAVISLAPLLFGWGETYSEGSEECQVSREPSYAVFSTVGAFYLPLCVVLFVYWKIYKAAKFRVGSRKTNSVSPISEAVEVKDSAQQPQMVFTVRHATVTFQTEGDTWREQKEQRAALMVGILIGVFALCWIPFFLTELISPLCSCDIPAIWKSIFLWLGYSNSFFNPLIYTAFNKNYNSAFKNFFSRQH; the protein is encoded by the exons ATGGATTTACCTGTGAACCTAacctccttttccctctccaccccctcccctttGGAGACCAACCGCAGCCTCGGCAAAGACGATCTGCGCCCCAGCTCGCCCCTGCTCTCGGTCTTCGGAGTGCTTATTCTCACCTTGCTGGGCTTTCTGGTGGCGGCGACGTTCGCCTGGAACCTGCTGGTGCTGGCGACCATCCTCCGTGTACGCACCTTCCACCGCGTGCCCCACAACCTGGTGGCGTCCATGGCCATCTCGGACGTTCTGGTGGCTGCGCTAGTCATGCCGCTGAGCCTGGTGCACGAGCTGTCTGGGCGCCGCTGGCAGCTGGGTCGGCGGCTGTGCCAGCTGTGGATCGCGTGCGACGTGCTCTGCTGCACGGCCAGCATCTGGAACGTGACGGCCATAGCCCTGGACCGCTACTGGTCCATCACGCGCCACCTGGAATACACGCTCCGCACCCGCAAGTGCATCTCCAACGTCATGATCGCGCTCACCTGGGCGCTCTCCGCTGTCATCTCTCTGGCACCGCTGCTTTTTGGCTGGGGAGAGACGTACTCTGAGGGCAGCGAGGAGTGCCAGGTAAGCCGCGAGCCTTCCTACGCAGTGTTCTCCACCGTAGGCGCCTTCTACCTGCCGCTCTGTGTGGTGCTCTTCGTGTACTGGAAGATCTATAAGGCTGCCAAGTTCCGCGTGGGCTCCAGGAAGACCAATAGCGTCTCACCCATATCCGAAGCTGTGGAG GTGAAGGACTCTGCCCAACAGCCCCAGATGGTGTTCACGGTCCGCCATGCCACCGTCACCTTCCAGACAGAAGGGGACACGTGGCGAGAGCAGAAGGAGCAGCGTGCCGCCCTCATGGTGGGCATCCTCATTGGTGTGTTCGCACTCTGCTGGATCCCCTTCTTTCTCACGGAGCTCATCAGTCCTCTTTGCTCCTGTGACATCCCCGCCATCTGGAAAAGCATCTTCCTGTGGCTTGGCTACTCCAACTCCTTCTTTAACCCCCTGATCTATACGGCTTTCAACAAGAACTACAACAGCGCCTTCAAGAACTTCTTTTCTAGGCAACACTGA
- the HTR5A gene encoding 5-hydroxytryptamine receptor 5A isoform X2: protein MDLPVNLTSFSLSTPSPLETNRSLGKDDLRPSSPLLSVFGVLILTLLGFLVAATFAWNLLVLATILRVRTFHRVPHNLVASMAISDVLVAALVMPLSLVHELSGRRWQLGRRLCQLWIACDVLCCTASIWNVTAIALDRYWSITRHLEYTLRTRKCISNVMIALTWALSAVISLAPLLFGWGETYSEGSEECQVKDSAQQPQMVFTVRHATVTFQTEGDTWREQKEQRAALMVGILIGVFALCWIPFFLTELISPLCSCDIPAIWKSIFLWLGYSNSFFNPLIYTAFNKNYNSAFKNFFSRQH, encoded by the exons ATGGATTTACCTGTGAACCTAacctccttttccctctccaccccctcccctttGGAGACCAACCGCAGCCTCGGCAAAGACGATCTGCGCCCCAGCTCGCCCCTGCTCTCGGTCTTCGGAGTGCTTATTCTCACCTTGCTGGGCTTTCTGGTGGCGGCGACGTTCGCCTGGAACCTGCTGGTGCTGGCGACCATCCTCCGTGTACGCACCTTCCACCGCGTGCCCCACAACCTGGTGGCGTCCATGGCCATCTCGGACGTTCTGGTGGCTGCGCTAGTCATGCCGCTGAGCCTGGTGCACGAGCTGTCTGGGCGCCGCTGGCAGCTGGGTCGGCGGCTGTGCCAGCTGTGGATCGCGTGCGACGTGCTCTGCTGCACGGCCAGCATCTGGAACGTGACGGCCATAGCCCTGGACCGCTACTGGTCCATCACGCGCCACCTGGAATACACGCTCCGCACCCGCAAGTGCATCTCCAACGTCATGATCGCGCTCACCTGGGCGCTCTCCGCTGTCATCTCTCTGGCACCGCTGCTTTTTGGCTGGGGAGAGACGTACTCTGAGGGCAGCGAGGAGTGCCAG GTGAAGGACTCTGCCCAACAGCCCCAGATGGTGTTCACGGTCCGCCATGCCACCGTCACCTTCCAGACAGAAGGGGACACGTGGCGAGAGCAGAAGGAGCAGCGTGCCGCCCTCATGGTGGGCATCCTCATTGGTGTGTTCGCACTCTGCTGGATCCCCTTCTTTCTCACGGAGCTCATCAGTCCTCTTTGCTCCTGTGACATCCCCGCCATCTGGAAAAGCATCTTCCTGTGGCTTGGCTACTCCAACTCCTTCTTTAACCCCCTGATCTATACGGCTTTCAACAAGAACTACAACAGCGCCTTCAAGAACTTCTTTTCTAGGCAACACTGA